The window CTTCAATTACCGCATTAATGGGTACGGGTTCCAATGCATGTCATTTTGATGGTGATATAGTTAGGCAAGAGGTAAGCGGAATGGATTTCATACTGGGTGATGAAGGAAGTAGAAGTCATTTTGGTAAATTACTTCTAAGCAAGTATTTGAAAAAACAACTTCCGGAAGCAATTGCTAACGATTTAGAGAAGGAATTTCAATTAACCAAAGAAGAGATTCTGCTAAATGTATATATAAAACCTTATGCAAACGTTTATTTAAGCAGTTTTAGCCAATTTATTAAAGAAAGAATTGATCACCCTTTTTTAAGGGATATGGTTAAACAAAGTATTAATGAATTTGTGACAACCTATGTTTGTAGCTATAATAATTATAAAAACTTAGCTGTAAATTTTGTGGGTTCAGTACCTTACTTTTTTGAAGAAATTGTAAATGAGGTTGTGGAGCAAAATGAACTGCAAAAAGGCGTCTTTATTGAAGAACCAATTGATTTATTGGTGAGCTACTTAATTAAAAAACATTATAGAAATTAATATTACCATTTATTTTATAAAGGAATGGTAATTTAAAATATAGATTATTATGAAAGTTAGTATTGGGATTGATATAGGAGGAACAGGAACAAAGTTTGGGATTGTAACTTTAGAAGGAAAAGTCTTATATCAAGGCTCAATTCCGACTCAAACAGAGCCTGTATTTACTGATTACATACATTCTTTATCAGAAGAAATCAGAAAAGGTTTAGATTCTGAAAAACATGAACTTATAGGGATTGGAGTAGGAGCTCCTAATGCGAACTATCATAGAGGTACTATTGAGCAAGCTACTAATTTAAGATGGAAAGGTGTTTTGCCTTTAGTAAAAACATTAGAGGATGAATTTGGTGTACCCACAGTAGTTACTAATGATGCGAATGCTGCTGCAGTAGGAGAGATGATTTTCGGAGGTGCGAAAAACATGAAGGATTTCATAGTAATTACCTTAGGGACCGGTTTAGGAGCAGGAATAGTATGCAATGGAGAATTGGTGAATGGAGCCAATGGAATAGCAGGTGAGTTGGGGCACGTTACTGTGACATATGGAAACGGGCGGTTCTGTGGTTGTGGTAAAAGAGGTTGTTTGGAAACTTATGTGTCAGCAACTGGTATCAAAAGAACGATCTATAAATTATTAGCAGATTATACCGATGATAGTGAATTAAGATCCGTAAGCTTTGATGAACTGAGTCCTGAAATGATAACTAAATATGCTCTAAAAGGAGATATTATCGCTAAGCAAGCTTTTGAGTATACGGGGCGAATATTAGGGACTAAATTAGCAGATACTGTAATTCATACCGATCCTGAAGCTATTTTCATTTTTGGAGGACTATCTCAAGCAGGAGATTTAATTTTTAATCCTGTAAAAGAACATTTGGAATTAAACCTAATGCCTGTTTTTAAAGGGAAGGTAAGAGTGGTGTCTTCTCAATTACAAAATCAATCTGCACCTATAATTGGAGCTAGTAGCTTAATAATTGATAAGTTGAAAAAGGACGAAATATCATTAATGGAGAATAAAAGACTTAATGATTAAGCTCTTTTAATTTGTAATTTCTGATGTCGAGAATTTTCTGGAAATCTTCCACACTGTTTTTTCTTACATTAAAATCTAAGGTGTTTCCATCTATAATTTTTGGTATTATTTTTTCATAAATAATATCTTCTGGTAGCTCATGGCAAGGGATAGGGTCAATTTTTATTCTTTTACTTTTAAAAACTTTTTCAAATTCTAAGGAATTTAGCCAGATTACATAGTCCTTCAAAATCTCTTCATGATCAGAGAATAATAGAGTCTTATTATGATTCTGCGTATTTTTTCCATTTAAATTAGGGGTAAAAGGCTTGTATCTTTCTTCAAATGCAAAACGTTTCCCCATTTTGACATTATATTCATCAAATAACGTTTTAATCATGTCAAATAAGCCTTGTTGTTTGCAATCAATTAAAATGGAATGGAAAGACTTTACTTTTTGCCAATCTTCATTTAATACATCAGGGCTCAATTTTTCAAAGGCTATTAACATTTTAAGTCTTCTACAGATTTCAAGTTTAATGGCTTCTGCCATATCATCAAGCTCTTTTTGAAACGACTCTTCTTGGCCTTTTAAATGTTTATTTTCCGATAGAATATCAATTATTCTTTCGAATTTCACATTACCTGAAAATTCACTTTGGTTTATTTCTGCAGACTCAAATTGATTTAAAAAATTAATAACTCCATCTGTTTTAGTAATCAATTTAAAATTCAGATCAAAAATTAAAACAGCACCCTCTTTTCCTGCGCTCATTTTATTTTATTCTTTAATTCAATTAAAAATAAATTATGTAAGGGATGGTTGAGAATTTGTTTTAATTATATATTGCGTTAAATTTAATTACAATTCCCATATATTAAAAGTTCTAACATCTTTTTTTAATTCAAATTTTAGATCATAATATTGGTGTTATATCATGTAATTTTAAATTACTTTTGTAGTCATGAAAAATGAGCAGCAAAGTTTATTACATGCTATTGATGAACTAAGTCAAAATGGATATTATATATGGGATGATTTTCTTTCCCAAAAGGAAGTCGAAGAACTGATTTTAGCTATTCAAAAAGAAAATGATTCTGGAGAATTCAAGAAAGCAGGAATTGGAAAACAATCACTCTTTCAGTTAGATAAGTCTGTTAGAGGAGATTTTATTAAATGGTTAGATCAATCAACCGAGCATGTATCCGTTCAAAATTTTTTAGATAGAATTGAAAAAATTAAATCCAGTTTAAACGAATTTTGCTATTTAGGTTTAAAAGATTTTGAGACTCATTTTGCTATTTATCCTGAGAATACGTTTTATAAAAAGCATGTCGATCGTTTTCAAAAAAATGCTCACAGAGTAATTTCTTTTGTACTCTATTTAAATCAAAATTGGCAAGAGAAAGATGGGGGTGAATTAGCTATTTATTTAAAAAACAATACTCATATAGTTCAGCCAATTTCTGGTAGATTGATCTTATTTCGAAGTGAAATAGAACATGAAGTATTAATGTCTTATAAAAAACGTTATAGTATCACAGGTTGGATGTTAGATAAAGATATGAGTTTAACATTTCTTCCTTAAAATAGTATTAATACCCAAATAAATTGCTTTTAGAATTAGTGTTTAATAATTCTTTAGGTTATATATTTTTTTTAACCAAAATTTTACAAAATGTCTAAAAATTTAAATTCCACAAGGAAGCGTTATCATTTGTTCGAAGATGAGCAAATTGACCACATGTATTTTGATATGTCTACAAGTGGTGAAGTAGATGCAAACAAATATTCATTATATAATTTCACTGGTGATCCAAAACTGGAATATGCAGAATGGGAAAGTAGGCTAGATATGATGAATAGCTGGTTTTCCGATATGAAAAATAGCAAGCGCTTTTTATACGAAAGAGAATCCATCGATGGTTCTAAAATTATTTCAAGTGTTGTTGATCCGGAAACAGGTGAAATTCGCAAAATGCTAAATTTTGCGTCCAATGATTATTTAAATTTAACACAGGACAAAAGGATTTGGAAAAACGTCAATGATATTATAAGCCAATATGGAGGAGGCGCTGGAGGAGCTCCTTTATTAAGTGGTTCTGTGCGTATTATTAAAGAATTGCAAGATCAAATATCTAAGATGAAGGGCACAGAATCTTCTATAGTTTATACATCAGGATATGCAGCTAATATTGGTACAATTTCAGGTCTTTTAGGGCATAAAGATGTTGCGATTTATGACATGTATTCCCACGCTAGTTTAATTGATGGAAGTAAAGGAGCAAATAAAAAGTTTTTCGCACATAATGATGCCAAGTCCCTTGAATCTGTTTTAAAGAATATTCAGAATAAATACATCAATAAATTGGTAGTGGTAGATGGGGTTTACTCCATGGATGGAGACATCTGTAATTTGCCCGAAATTTTAGATGTAGCGCATTTTTATGGTGCTTGGGTATTAGTAGATGAAGCCCATGCTACTGGTGTGATTGGTAAAAATGGTAGAGGAACTGTTGATTATTTTAACCTGGAAGGTAAAGTTGATATTATAACTGGAACTTTAAGTAAATCTGTAGGTGCAGTTGGTGGATTTGTTTCAGCATCTGAAAAACTAATTAATTATTTAAAATACAATAGTAGATCCTACATGTTTTCTACTTCACCCTATTTACCAGCAGTAGCAGCTTCATTAGAAGCCTTAAAGTTAATTGAGCAAAATGAAGCTGGACAAGATCAGCTTTGGCGAAATATTCAATATGTAAAATCTCGATTACTAAATGCAGGTTTTAATATTGGTAATGCTGAAACTGCTATTTTCCCAATTATAATAGGAGATGATAATAAGGTGAAAGAAATGACCTATAGATTACATCAGAAGAATATCTTCGTAAACCCTGTACCTTACCCAGCAGTACCGAGAAAGCTTACGAGAGTAAGATTGACTGTTACAGCAGGTTTCAGTAAGGATCAACTAGATTATACTTTAGATCAAATTGAGGAAATTGGCCGAGATTTGAATATAATTAAATAGCGAAAGGGATGGTTTAAAACCATCCCTTTTTTATTGCTCTTAGATTTCATCCTACCATTTGTATTCAAATATAAATTGTACGCTTTTATTGAAACACAGTGTTCGTTTATGAACAATAATATCTTTGGTTTTTGATAAAAGCACCTCTCAACACTCATTTTAGCCATTTACAGAATATGGCACATTCCATGCACCTTGAGTTGGCATAAGCGCATCTATTAACTAAAGAATACGAAAATGCAAACGCTCAAGAACATGAAAACTATTTTATTACTACTAACGCTAACATTTTTAATTAGCAGTTTTGCCCTAGCCCAAACTGGCGAAATTTCAGGTTCACTAATTGATTCTGAAAATGCTCCACTACCATACAGCAATGTTGCAGTTTATAATTCATCAGATTCTAGTTTGGTTACTGGATCTATAACAGATCAGTCTGGTCATTTTTTAATTAAAGTAAATTATGGTAATTATTACTTAAAAGTATCTGCAGTAGGATTTGCTACATTTTTATCAGAATCATATTCTGTAAATGAATCAAATAGCAAAGTAAGCTTACCTAAAATCCAATTGAAGGATGATGTGCAAGTAATGGATGCTGTTGAGGTAAAGGCTTTACGTCCACAAGTAATTGTTGAAGCCGATAAAATGGTAGTTTCTGTTGAAGGAACCGCAATGGCTGCAGGTACATCTGCATTTGAAGTACTTGAAAAATCACCAGGAGTATTTATTGATCAAGATGGTAACATTCAATTAAATGGTCGTCAGGGCGTACAGATCATGATTGATGGCAGACGATCTTATTTGTCAGCAGCTGACTTACAAAATATGCTTCAGGGTATGTCTGCTGATAACATTAAAAACATTGAAATTATCAATAACCCATCTGCAAAATATGATGCAGAAGGAAATGCTGGAATTATAAACATTACATTGAAAAAGAATACTATGAAGGGTATTAATGGTAATTTAAATGCTGGATACAGATACAATGAGATCCATAATTATAATACAGGAATCCAATTAAATCATAAAGCAGGAGATTGGAATTCCTTTGTAAATGCAGATTTTTCTCAGAGAGGAAGAGTTAGAGATGCAGATTTTTATAGAGAAATCAATCAAAATAATGGATCAACTACAATTTTTGATCAGGATGCAAGAGAAGAAGTGTTGAGAAGATCTCCAGCTTTAAGGATTGGGACTGACTATGATATAAATGATATGCAGTCTATAGGGATTATGTTGAACGTGTATGGTCAGGAAAGAGATGGAGATTTTGATATTCAATCCGATTTAAATCAATCAGGAGTAGATCAATACGTAGAATCATTGAATAATATGAATACAAGCTTTTTGAATTCTCAAGCAAATATGCATTATGTGCAAAAGCTTGATACAAATGGAACCAAATTATCAGCCGATTTTAATGTAGTAAAGCTTATCAATAGAGGAGGAGCATCTTTTTCTAATTCTTATTTTACTGAAGGAAATGAAACTCCCTATCAAGTAGAAAGATTAGAGAATAATAATCCTTACAGATATGATATTTATTCCGCTCAATTAGATTTCGAAGGAAAATTTTTCGGACAAAAAATTGAGAGTGGGGTAAAAGCGAGTCAAGTAACCTCGGATAACGACCTTAAATTTTATATAATCGAAAACGGAGAAGGTGCAGTTGATGAAAACAGATCGAATCATTTTATATATACTGAGCAAATTTTAGCAGGATATACGAGCCTTTCGGGTAAACTATCAGACAAACTAACTTATAAAGCAGGTTTAAGAGCAGAACAGACTTTTTCTTTGGGGCAATCATTAACCTTGAATACTGAAACGGAGAGAAACTACTTTAACTTATTTCCAAGTTTCTTTTTACAGCATAATGTCAGTCCAAACTATCAGGTGAATTACAATTATAGTAGAAGAATTGATAGACCAGATTATGGGAACTTAAATCCGTTTGTTTTGTATTTAGACCCTTATACTTGGGCCCAAGGTAATCCATATTTAAGACCACAAATGACCCACTCTTTAAGTTTAACCCAAACTTTCATGAGACAATTCAACTTAGTTCTAAACTATGGATATACAACAGATTTCATCGCTGAAATTCCATTACAAAATCCAGAAGATGGAACTACTGTTTTTAAGCAAAGTAATTTGGATACTCAAGAAAGCTTTTCAGCAACTGCTGTTATTCCTTTCCAGCCAACTAAATGGTGGTCAATTAATGGAAACATAACTGCTTTGTATCAAGATTTCACGACTGAAGTTTTCAATAATACTGTAAATAATAAAGCAACTTCAGCCATTTTCAGAGCTAGTAATAATTTTATGTTACCAAATGATTTTAAAATTGAATTAAACGGAGATTATAGATCGAATATTGTTTGGGGAGTTTACAGCATTGCTCCACAATGGGGTGTTGATTTTGCAGTGAAGAAAAGCTTTATGGATAGTAAATTAGAGGCCTCACTTAATTTTAATGATATTTTCAGAACAAGAGTATTCAGAGGGGATGCAAATTTCAATGGGAACATAAATGAATTAAGTCAATATTTTGGTCAGCAAAGTGTTGGTTTCTCATTAAGATATAGATTCAGTAAAGGAGAAGAATTTAAAGCTCGTCAGCGCAATACAAACTTAGAAGAGTTGAACAGAGCTGGAGGATAATACAATTAGGTTAAATTAGGTTAAAAGCGGCAGCCAATAATGGTTGTCGTTTTTTTTATACAGTATTTTTGAACAGTTTTAATTGAGAACACGTAAAAACAGCACAATATTTGTATTGTTATATTGTTTATTCACTAAAGATTTTTTCTATGAATCAATATGTAAAAACAACTCTTAGCGCATTTCTGGGTGGAATAGTTGGAGCTTTTTTGGTTTTTTATTTAACTCATAATAATAACCAAATAAATAATAATACTGTATTTCAAAAACCAGCAACAGATATTTCACAAGCATCATTTGAGAATGAATCAACCAATAATGAGGTAGTTAAAATACCGGATGTTGATTTTATTGAAGCTTCTAAAAATAGTAGAGAAAGTGTAGTATATATTAAGACCATTTCTGAAGCATATGGTAGAAGTTCTTGGTTAGATTTATGGCTTGGTGGTGGAGGAAGTATGCAGCAGGTTGGTTCTGGTTCGGGTGTAATCTTTCGTGAAAATGGCTATATCATAACCAATAATCATGTAATTGATGGTGCGGATGAAATTGAGGTGATTAGGAAAAAGAAAACCTACAAAGCAAAATTGGTAGGTCGAGATCCTTCTACTGATTTAGCGGTTTTAAAAATCGATGATAAAAATCTTCCAGCGATAAGAGTTGGTTCATCTAAAGATTTACAAGTAGGTTCTTGGGTGTTAGCAGTTGGTAACCCTTTCAATTTAACCTCTACAGTAACAGCTGGTATAGTGAGTGCAAAAGGGAGAGAATTGAATATTTTAAAAAGTAATTTTCCCATTGAATCCTTTATTCAAACTGATGCAGCAATTAACCCTGGTAATAGTGGAGGCGCGTTAGTAAATACTGAAGGAGAATTAGTAGGGATTAATACGGCAATTTTATCTAAAACAGGTTCTTATGCAGGCTATGGCTTTGCAGTGCCTATAGATATAGTGAAGAAAATCGCTACTGATATCATAGATTATGGAATGGTTCAAAAAGCTTTTTTGGGGGCTGAGGTTACCACTTTAGATCCTGAAATAGCTAACAGATTAGAAACGGATGATTTGGACGGTGTTGTAGTGAGTTACATCCAAGAAAATGGAGCAGCAGAGAAAGTAGATTTGCAAAAGGGTGATATCATTAGGGAATTTAATGGGGAGGATGTGAGTACTCATTCTGAATTTGAAGAAAAACTGAGTATGTTATCACCAGGAGATAAATTGTATTTAACTATCGACAGAAAAGGCAAAAGCATTCAAAAGGAATTGATTTTGACCAATAGTGAAAATACTACTGAATTACTCAAGAGAGATGTATATTTTTCTAAATCATTAGGTGCAGAATTTGAAAGTGTCCCAATGGTTGAGAAAAATTTATTGGATATCAAAAGTGGTGTAAGAGTAGTAGATGTTAAAAATGGGTTTTTCAAAAGACTCAATATTGATGAAGGTTTTATCATCACGGCTATAAATGGAAATCCTGTAAGCAATCCTAAGGAACTATCTGAAATTTTGGAATCTATTAAAGGAAAAGTAGTGGTTCAAGGAGTTAATAAAAAAGGAGTAAAAGGCTATTATTCTTATTATTTCTAGAAATGGTAAATAGGCTCTTTTTCAATGATTAGAGCCTATTAATTTTCAATACCACTTTCGTGTTCTCTCAGCTTATTGAAGTCTTTTTGAGGCATGAAATTTATGATTTCGAATTCATACTTTTCATCAATTAATTTATCCAAATCAGGTTGGCCTGCATTTACCCAGGCTGTAAACCAATAATCTCCAATCATTTTAATAGCATTTCGCATTCTGTGTTCAACTTGCTTGCCTAACATTTTATGATAAGCAGTTGAGAAATCTCTTGAATAAACCTTAACGTTTGAGTTTCCTCTCATTTCGTAACTGTATTTAGCGTCATTATCAAATTTGTTGCTTAGATCTTTTTCAAATCTAAATACTGAGTCTAATGCAAGGTGAGCGACAGTAATTGCATCCCAAATGGCTAACTGGGTATTTTCAATGTATTCAGCTTTTCCTATGAAAAAATCAAATTGATCAGAAAATAATTCGGGTAATCTCGATTCCCAAAAACCATGAATACCATATTGTCCACTTAGCTGACCGTTATAATTCTTGGTTGTATGTAAAGGAACATTAGCATCCGCAATGTAGTGACCTAAGTCCGTAGAATATCTGATAATATCCTCAGCATTATTTTCCTTAAATGCTTCTGTAAGTTGGTATGTAACTAAATTTACATGCCACGGAACTATTCCATAAGCTTGTAACGTATCTTCTGAGTATTTTTCAACAGCATCCTTCCAATATCTTGGCATTTTATAAACTGCGCTATCGCCATATACATCTAAATCTATGTAATGTCTGGGTGCTTCATAATCCACTGCATATCTTCTTTTATCAGGATTCACTGCGTTTTCGGTAATGTACTGAATATGATGCTTATAGAAAGTAATCATTTCAGTGGGTA is drawn from Marivirga arenosa and contains these coding sequences:
- a CDS encoding ROK family protein, which produces MKVSIGIDIGGTGTKFGIVTLEGKVLYQGSIPTQTEPVFTDYIHSLSEEIRKGLDSEKHELIGIGVGAPNANYHRGTIEQATNLRWKGVLPLVKTLEDEFGVPTVVTNDANAAAVGEMIFGGAKNMKDFIVITLGTGLGAGIVCNGELVNGANGIAGELGHVTVTYGNGRFCGCGKRGCLETYVSATGIKRTIYKLLADYTDDSELRSVSFDELSPEMITKYALKGDIIAKQAFEYTGRILGTKLADTVIHTDPEAIFIFGGLSQAGDLIFNPVKEHLELNLMPVFKGKVRVVSSQLQNQSAPIIGASSLIIDKLKKDEISLMENKRLND
- a CDS encoding 2OG-Fe(II) oxygenase translates to MKNEQQSLLHAIDELSQNGYYIWDDFLSQKEVEELILAIQKENDSGEFKKAGIGKQSLFQLDKSVRGDFIKWLDQSTEHVSVQNFLDRIEKIKSSLNEFCYLGLKDFETHFAIYPENTFYKKHVDRFQKNAHRVISFVLYLNQNWQEKDGGELAIYLKNNTHIVQPISGRLILFRSEIEHEVLMSYKKRYSITGWMLDKDMSLTFLP
- a CDS encoding aminotransferase class I/II-fold pyridoxal phosphate-dependent enzyme, with the translated sequence MSKNLNSTRKRYHLFEDEQIDHMYFDMSTSGEVDANKYSLYNFTGDPKLEYAEWESRLDMMNSWFSDMKNSKRFLYERESIDGSKIISSVVDPETGEIRKMLNFASNDYLNLTQDKRIWKNVNDIISQYGGGAGGAPLLSGSVRIIKELQDQISKMKGTESSIVYTSGYAANIGTISGLLGHKDVAIYDMYSHASLIDGSKGANKKFFAHNDAKSLESVLKNIQNKYINKLVVVDGVYSMDGDICNLPEILDVAHFYGAWVLVDEAHATGVIGKNGRGTVDYFNLEGKVDIITGTLSKSVGAVGGFVSASEKLINYLKYNSRSYMFSTSPYLPAVAASLEALKLIEQNEAGQDQLWRNIQYVKSRLLNAGFNIGNAETAIFPIIIGDDNKVKEMTYRLHQKNIFVNPVPYPAVPRKLTRVRLTVTAGFSKDQLDYTLDQIEEIGRDLNIIK
- a CDS encoding outer membrane beta-barrel family protein is translated as MKTILLLLTLTFLISSFALAQTGEISGSLIDSENAPLPYSNVAVYNSSDSSLVTGSITDQSGHFLIKVNYGNYYLKVSAVGFATFLSESYSVNESNSKVSLPKIQLKDDVQVMDAVEVKALRPQVIVEADKMVVSVEGTAMAAGTSAFEVLEKSPGVFIDQDGNIQLNGRQGVQIMIDGRRSYLSAADLQNMLQGMSADNIKNIEIINNPSAKYDAEGNAGIINITLKKNTMKGINGNLNAGYRYNEIHNYNTGIQLNHKAGDWNSFVNADFSQRGRVRDADFYREINQNNGSTTIFDQDAREEVLRRSPALRIGTDYDINDMQSIGIMLNVYGQERDGDFDIQSDLNQSGVDQYVESLNNMNTSFLNSQANMHYVQKLDTNGTKLSADFNVVKLINRGGASFSNSYFTEGNETPYQVERLENNNPYRYDIYSAQLDFEGKFFGQKIESGVKASQVTSDNDLKFYIIENGEGAVDENRSNHFIYTEQILAGYTSLSGKLSDKLTYKAGLRAEQTFSLGQSLTLNTETERNYFNLFPSFFLQHNVSPNYQVNYNYSRRIDRPDYGNLNPFVLYLDPYTWAQGNPYLRPQMTHSLSLTQTFMRQFNLVLNYGYTTDFIAEIPLQNPEDGTTVFKQSNLDTQESFSATAVIPFQPTKWWSINGNITALYQDFTTEVFNNTVNNKATSAIFRASNNFMLPNDFKIELNGDYRSNIVWGVYSIAPQWGVDFAVKKSFMDSKLEASLNFNDIFRTRVFRGDANFNGNINELSQYFGQQSVGFSLRYRFSKGEEFKARQRNTNLEELNRAGG
- a CDS encoding trypsin-like peptidase domain-containing protein, whose product is MNQYVKTTLSAFLGGIVGAFLVFYLTHNNNQINNNTVFQKPATDISQASFENESTNNEVVKIPDVDFIEASKNSRESVVYIKTISEAYGRSSWLDLWLGGGGSMQQVGSGSGVIFRENGYIITNNHVIDGADEIEVIRKKKTYKAKLVGRDPSTDLAVLKIDDKNLPAIRVGSSKDLQVGSWVLAVGNPFNLTSTVTAGIVSAKGRELNILKSNFPIESFIQTDAAINPGNSGGALVNTEGELVGINTAILSKTGSYAGYGFAVPIDIVKKIATDIIDYGMVQKAFLGAEVTTLDPEIANRLETDDLDGVVVSYIQENGAAEKVDLQKGDIIREFNGEDVSTHSEFEEKLSMLSPGDKLYLTIDRKGKSIQKELILTNSENTTELLKRDVYFSKSLGAEFESVPMVEKNLLDIKSGVRVVDVKNGFFKRLNIDEGFIITAINGNPVSNPKELSEILESIKGKVVVQGVNKKGVKGYYSYYF
- a CDS encoding zinc dependent phospholipase C family protein, with protein sequence MIKLLKISLISLSFILLTSSKLNWGFYAHQKINRLAIFTLPTEMITFYKHHIQYITENAVNPDKRRYAVDYEAPRHYIDLDVYGDSAVYKMPRYWKDAVEKYSEDTLQAYGIVPWHVNLVTYQLTEAFKENNAEDIIRYSTDLGHYIADANVPLHTTKNYNGQLSGQYGIHGFWESRLPELFSDQFDFFIGKAEYIENTQLAIWDAITVAHLALDSVFRFEKDLSNKFDNDAKYSYEMRGNSNVKVYSRDFSTAYHKMLGKQVEHRMRNAIKMIGDYWFTAWVNAGQPDLDKLIDEKYEFEIINFMPQKDFNKLREHESGIEN